In the Candidatus Cloacimonadota bacterium genome, GTAAATGATATTCTCAACATCACTGGCAGTAGAATCATTGGAAGGTGGAATATATTCTATTGCAGCCGGATCGTAAACTGCCTGAGCATACCACACGGGAAATGTGTCATTGTCGCCATTGGTGAAAATAATGGCGTTTTCTTCCACGCTGTTTAAAATATTTTGTCCGTAATCCAAAGCGATGTATTCTCTGGAACGATCATGAATAAAGTATTGGGAGGAGAGATTTACCATGGGAAGCAGTAAAACTATAATTGCAACAGCAACTGTAGCAGCCTTGCTCTTTCTGCGAAAGTAATCGATCAATCCGATCGAACCGATAGCCATCCACACAGTCCAGAAATTATAAGCTGTGGTAAAGAAATAGTCACGTTCTCTTACTTCAGCATCAGAAAGATTTATAACGAAAACCATAGCAATGGAAGCCATGAACATAAATGAGAAGAAATAAGCAAAGGCATGTTTGTTCTTTTTATATTGGTAATATGCTCCACCGATTCCCAGGAATGTAACAATTAAATTTGATAAGAATTGAATAAACATTTGCGGAGTTTTAAGGAAATTGGAAATTATCTCTGCATTGAAGAACTGCCAGCTAAAATAAGTAAGAAATTGATCTTTCATCTGGTAGATGAAGGAAGCACGTCGAATGAACATGCTTACTACGCCGTATTGACGGCGCAAAACATAATCTGTAAAAAGTTTGATCGTGTGAGGATATCCTTCGTTGATAAATGGCCGGTGAGCTGAACGAACATATAGGAAGAAATGTGTACTCAATCCCACAAAAATAAAGAAAAGTGCCAACCACCAGACCTTTGGTGCAACTTTGTCTTTTAGATGATAAACCAATATTGCTGTTGCTCCGAGAAAAAACATGTATTTGGGAAGGTCAGGCAGATTAGATGATTTTCCAATATTTAAAAAGATAAGATAGATCACTATCAGTCCAGCTAAATAAAGACCTGTTCTTTTCCAGAAGCCAGAAGTTTTAATGGCGTCTTTTATCATCGGGTACACTACTATAAAAAGAATAGCCGGAGCAATTTGCAATGAAGTTTGATGAATTCCGAAACCCAAAAAGAAAATATATACGATCAGAAGAAGAATATTCTGGTGCGACATATCTTCAGAACGTTCTACCCAAATAAGCGTTAACCAAACAATCAAATTAATCGTGAAGGCTAATCCGGAATAAACTTCTGCTTCTATAGCATTATTCCAGAAAGTAAAAGAAAAAGCTGTGTAAATGGCTGCAATAAATCCAGCTATGTAAGCCAGATAAGATTCATTTTCATCTTTTAAACCCATCGTAACAAGTTTGGATGTAAAGAAATAGGTGAACATTACTGCAAATGCTGAAAAAAGGCAGGAAAGGAAATTCACAACTTGTGCATGAGGAATGCTGCCACTAAAAATACTAAAAAATCTTCCTAATAAAATATAGAAAGGATTTCCAGGAGGATGAGGAATTCCTAAAATACTACTGCATGTTATGTACTCTCCAGCATCCCAAAAAGAAAGTGA is a window encoding:
- a CDS encoding DUF2723 domain-containing protein — protein: MNLKPQPLINKKLNLTIGILTFVFSLVVYYLTMARSLSFWDAGEYITCSSILGIPHPPGNPFYILLGRFFSIFSGSIPHAQVVNFLSCLFSAFAVMFTYFFTSKLVTMGLKDENESYLAYIAGFIAAIYTAFSFTFWNNAIEAEVYSGLAFTINLIVWLTLIWVERSEDMSHQNILLLIVYIFFLGFGIHQTSLQIAPAILFIVVYPMIKDAIKTSGFWKRTGLYLAGLIVIYLIFLNIGKSSNLPDLPKYMFFLGATAILVYHLKDKVAPKVWWLALFFIFVGLSTHFFLYVRSAHRPFINEGYPHTIKLFTDYVLRRQYGVVSMFIRRASFIYQMKDQFLTYFSWQFFNAEIISNFLKTPQMFIQFLSNLIVTFLGIGGAYYQYKKNKHAFAYFFSFMFMASIAMVFVINLSDAEVRERDYFFTTAYNFWTVWMAIGSIGLIDYFRRKSKAATVAVAIIVLLLPMVNLSSQYFIHDRSREYIALDYGQNILNSVEENAIIFTNGDNDTFPVWYAQAVYDPAAIEYIPPSNDSTASDVENIIYQTSVNPTEVTKANIERAMKFKNEQCSGIRKDVSIANLSLLNTPWYIHQLIDHEGIEFNIPDWHIDQCQDNPKSVLYPKQVPKDTRLTIKGVRPEDKFTVTIKGGSILYVKDLAVIQIIKDNYGKRPIYFAVTTPDAVGFEDHLQNEGMVDRLVSTKGRNQFDMERLITNIDSVYSYRAVMDETVYKDRNMRRLLNNYGAAFMRTSQFAHSQRDYATAIKYMEKAIDFISDKSRFYEGLSQLYLEAAFTLIENGDVDEGFMYLENSVFYNRKDPELVQAIFQASAFAEEYDKGIELLSKVMPYQDSTTVKAFIERMQEMKQDN